One stretch of Niallia sp. XMNu-256 DNA includes these proteins:
- a CDS encoding DEAD/DEAH box helicase, which translates to MNIKLSPKIMKDMCGTVSFKRGEAFYRANKVTFTQYDENVCEAIVTGAEEFHVTIQKGERSIHTKCSCPQLSSFQKDCQHIAAVLLSIYEKQRQGTSAIEVKSSPLAEGFISLFQLSPVQSSGSQQYFENRQVLELGFTLKPFDKMMAIGIELDSTFIQDIRFFLKQVQSGQTYPITPTFTYHPKNYCFHQNVNKILEQLIKVMVDETFYQDIDTNKRWLFIPPSLWDNLLHLLKPISLVKLEYFETVYEKPQVSTDPLSLEFHLRENQGYQLEINGLDEIIVLKAYQTVLSKGKIFRFKNEDCQRLIDMKKMLKTKNYIPIPADQLAFFKEKIIPGLKTLGGVQLADELAHQMLKVPLQAKLYLDRVNNRLLASLEFQYDHILFNPLEEEKLEMNPLLIRDVQKEETILQLMDDSSFAKTDSGYYMQNEELEYEFLHNIIPKLEKFVVVYATTAVRNRVIGVGVGPRIRIKMRKERMNWLEFKFELDGIPDKQIREVLQALEEKRKYYRLKNGSLLSLETKEFQRLQQFLNEIPLDPEDMENELDIPIAKGMRLLDILEEHRDLLTIEESFQQFLNEISHPELLDFKIPARLDSVLRDYQKNGFKWFKTLAHYGFGGILADDMGLGKTLQSISFIVSELDSIREKKQPVLIVCPTSLTYNWQSELMKFAPELQALIIDGDKQERFLLQKDGMDSDVLITSYPLLRADIKWYEKQPFHMVFFDEAQAFKNPFTQTAKAVKKVRATHSFALTGTPIENSLEELWSIFHVVFPGLLGTLKEFSHLRTETVSRRIKPFLLRRKKEDVLRELPEKTEDLVGVDLLPDQKKLYAAYLAKLRQDSLKHLDKETFRKNRIKILAGLTRLRQICCHPSLFVDGYKGSSAKFEQVLQLLEEAQTSQRRVLIFSQFTKMLNLIGKELTTRGISYFYLDGQTPSEERVDLCDRFNSGERDFFLISLKAGGTGLNLTGADTVILYDLWWNPAVEEQAMDRAHRIGQTKEVQVFKLISRGTIEEKINELQAKKKDLITNIIDSDAAATSVLTEEDIRELLS; encoded by the coding sequence ATGAATATCAAGTTAAGTCCGAAAATCATGAAAGACATGTGCGGAACCGTCTCCTTCAAAAGAGGAGAGGCCTTTTACCGAGCAAACAAGGTAACCTTTACTCAATATGATGAAAATGTTTGTGAGGCGATTGTGACAGGGGCAGAGGAATTCCACGTCACGATCCAAAAGGGAGAACGTTCCATTCATACGAAGTGCAGCTGCCCTCAATTATCGTCTTTCCAAAAAGACTGTCAACATATTGCAGCTGTTCTACTATCTATATATGAAAAACAAAGACAGGGTACTTCGGCAATTGAAGTCAAATCGTCACCTTTAGCAGAAGGATTCATATCTCTATTTCAATTAAGTCCTGTCCAGTCCAGCGGCAGTCAACAATACTTTGAAAACAGGCAAGTTCTTGAACTAGGATTTACGCTTAAGCCTTTTGATAAAATGATGGCCATCGGGATTGAACTCGACTCTACCTTTATACAGGATATACGATTCTTTTTAAAACAAGTGCAATCAGGGCAAACTTATCCGATCACTCCAACCTTTACGTATCATCCGAAGAACTACTGCTTTCATCAAAATGTAAATAAAATTTTAGAGCAGCTTATAAAAGTCATGGTCGATGAAACATTTTATCAGGACATTGACACAAACAAGCGATGGCTCTTCATTCCACCCTCGTTATGGGACAATCTATTACACTTATTAAAACCGATCTCGTTAGTAAAACTTGAGTACTTTGAAACCGTCTATGAGAAACCACAAGTATCGACTGATCCACTTTCACTCGAATTTCACTTAAGGGAAAATCAAGGCTATCAGCTTGAAATAAACGGGTTGGATGAAATCATTGTTCTAAAAGCCTATCAAACCGTTTTATCCAAAGGTAAGATTTTTCGCTTCAAAAACGAGGATTGTCAGCGTCTTATTGATATGAAAAAAATGCTAAAAACAAAAAATTACATTCCAATCCCAGCTGACCAGCTTGCCTTTTTTAAAGAAAAAATCATCCCTGGGCTCAAAACATTAGGGGGTGTTCAACTAGCAGATGAATTGGCCCATCAAATGTTGAAAGTTCCTTTGCAAGCGAAACTCTATTTGGATCGTGTGAATAATCGTTTGTTAGCCTCTCTCGAATTTCAATACGACCATATCCTATTTAATCCGCTTGAAGAAGAAAAGCTCGAGATGAACCCTCTGCTCATAAGGGATGTCCAAAAAGAAGAAACCATCTTGCAATTGATGGATGACAGTTCATTTGCCAAAACCGATAGCGGATATTATATGCAAAATGAGGAATTAGAATATGAATTTCTCCATAATATCATTCCAAAGCTCGAAAAATTTGTTGTTGTTTACGCGACAACAGCGGTTAGAAATCGAGTGATTGGTGTAGGGGTTGGCCCCCGCATTCGGATTAAGATGAGAAAAGAGCGGATGAATTGGCTTGAATTTAAGTTTGAATTGGACGGCATTCCTGACAAACAAATTCGCGAAGTATTACAGGCGTTAGAGGAAAAACGAAAATATTATCGTTTGAAAAATGGATCTTTGCTTTCGTTAGAAACAAAGGAATTTCAACGGCTCCAACAATTTCTTAACGAAATTCCATTAGACCCCGAGGATATGGAGAATGAGCTTGATATTCCCATTGCAAAGGGCATGCGGCTTTTAGACATTTTAGAGGAGCATCGTGATCTGTTAACGATCGAGGAATCGTTTCAACAATTTTTAAATGAGATTTCTCATCCGGAATTACTGGATTTTAAGATCCCGGCCCGGCTAGATTCGGTATTACGAGACTATCAAAAAAATGGCTTTAAATGGTTTAAAACCTTGGCACACTATGGATTTGGCGGAATTCTGGCAGATGATATGGGGCTTGGGAAAACCTTGCAAAGTATTTCGTTTATTGTCTCTGAATTGGATAGCATACGGGAAAAGAAACAGCCTGTTCTCATCGTTTGTCCAACCTCCTTAACGTATAATTGGCAGAGTGAATTAATGAAGTTTGCACCGGAATTACAAGCGCTAATTATTGACGGGGACAAGCAAGAACGCTTTCTTTTACAAAAAGATGGAATGGATTCAGATGTTTTAATCACATCCTATCCCTTACTGCGAGCAGACATCAAATGGTATGAAAAACAACCGTTCCACATGGTCTTCTTTGATGAAGCCCAGGCGTTCAAAAACCCGTTCACCCAAACGGCTAAAGCAGTGAAAAAGGTCAGGGCAACACACTCCTTTGCGTTAACAGGAACTCCAATAGAAAATTCACTTGAAGAACTATGGTCGATTTTTCATGTCGTGTTTCCAGGGTTATTAGGAACGCTAAAGGAATTTAGTCATTTGAGAACCGAAACCGTTTCAAGGAGAATTAAGCCGTTTTTGCTGCGGAGGAAAAAAGAGGATGTTCTCAGAGAGCTTCCGGAAAAAACAGAGGACCTCGTAGGGGTTGACTTGTTGCCGGATCAAAAGAAACTTTATGCGGCCTACTTAGCTAAGTTAAGACAAGATTCATTAAAGCATCTTGATAAAGAGACTTTCCGAAAAAATCGGATTAAAATTCTTGCCGGGTTAACAAGACTTAGACAAATCTGCTGCCATCCGAGCTTATTTGTTGATGGTTATAAAGGCAGTTCAGCTAAATTTGAACAAGTTCTTCAATTGTTGGAAGAAGCTCAAACGTCTCAAAGGCGGGTTTTAATCTTTTCCCAATTTACAAAAATGTTAAATCTAATTGGCAAAGAATTAACCACTCGGGGAATCTCCTATTTTTATCTTGATGGGCAAACCCCTTCTGAAGAGCGGGTGGATCTATGTGATCGCTTTAATTCAGGTGAGCGAGACTTTTTCCTCATTTCCTTAAAGGCAGGAGGAACCGGCTTAAACCTTACCGGGGCAGATACGGTGATTCTCTATGATTTATGGTGGAACCCAGCGGTAGAAGAACAAGCAATGGACCGCGCCCACCGAATCGGACAAACAAAAGAAGTTCAAGTGTTCAAACTAATTTCCCGTGGTACGATCGAAGAGAAAATAAACGAACTCCAAGCAAAAAAGAAAGATTTAATTACCAACATAATTGATTCAGATGCAGCGGCAACCTCCGTATTAACGGAAGAGGATATCCGTGAATTATTAAGCTAA
- a CDS encoding small acid-soluble spore protein H — translation MNSQRAKEISESGDLVQVVYNKEPVYIQHVDEQTETARIYPLDEPNNEQTVPLSSLHEK, via the coding sequence ATGAATTCACAACGCGCGAAGGAAATTTCAGAGTCTGGAGATCTGGTTCAAGTTGTCTATAATAAGGAACCTGTTTATATACAACATGTTGATGAACAAACGGAAACCGCTCGAATTTACCCTCTTGATGAACCAAATAACGAGCAGACCGTTCCGCTTTCAAGTTTACACGAAAAGTAA
- a CDS encoding phospholipase: MPIKNNRSAFCIFPGYRWCGPGCSGPGRPINDVDACCKYHDLCLDRHPQCYCDRKFLECLRPKVNPHTPKGRVATLMYIYMKAQTKFTCNHD; this comes from the coding sequence ATGCCTATAAAAAATAATCGATCTGCATTTTGTATTTTTCCTGGCTACAGATGGTGTGGTCCTGGTTGTAGTGGGCCAGGCCGACCAATTAATGATGTTGATGCTTGTTGTAAATACCATGATCTTTGTTTAGATAGACATCCACAGTGTTATTGTGATCGCAAATTCCTCGAATGTCTCCGTCCTAAAGTCAATCCTCATACTCCAAAAGGAAGAGTGGCAACTCTCATGTATATCTATATGAAAGCTCAAACCAAATTCACCTGTAATCATGATTAA
- a CDS encoding YjcZ family sporulation protein, whose protein sequence is MSNYGGGYGGGYGGGSNFALIVVLFILLIIIGASFRNY, encoded by the coding sequence ATGAGCAATTACGGAGGAGGCTACGGTGGTGGCTATGGCGGTGGTTCAAACTTTGCGTTGATCGTTGTGCTTTTCATCCTTTTAATTATTATCGGAGCTAGCTTCAGGAATTACTAG
- a CDS encoding YjcZ family sporulation protein translates to MSQSGSGFGHGFALLVVLFILLIIVGSAYMGY, encoded by the coding sequence ATGAGTCAATCTGGTTCTGGGTTTGGACATGGATTTGCGTTACTAGTTGTATTGTTTATTTTGTTAATTATTGTTGGTTCCGCTTATATGGGCTACTAA
- a CDS encoding prenyltransferase: protein MPVSKGYYVKVLKDLWIALRPFSLTLALASITLGLLVTHLEGKLLSGDLRLDIFKMALIYVGAILSQSCANLINDFYEGSFKYHRHGEKTYKFLKYERTGFDLLVLALSMLCLVGFFAIGYVLVQYSTPNLYYIGIAGMIGSYAYTGEPFVYKRKGLGALLSFILMGPLMVLGTYMVFTSEVSLEPIILTTPAALMIPLLMLSNEIRDYDRDKDLGIRTLTVIIGEKAGRALFISLMVIAYSMTALLVLTGSMPTVTLLVFLTLPIAIRACKKVALPKTSGIRITNWLHIAFNCTTILALIIS from the coding sequence ATGCCAGTTTCAAAAGGATATTATGTTAAAGTCTTAAAGGACTTATGGATTGCGCTCAGACCTTTTTCATTAACACTTGCTCTTGCATCCATTACTCTAGGTCTTCTCGTTACACACCTAGAAGGGAAGTTATTATCAGGTGATTTAAGATTAGATATTTTTAAAATGGCCCTTATTTATGTCGGGGCGATTCTAAGTCAGAGCTGTGCCAATTTGATTAATGATTTTTATGAAGGGTCCTTTAAGTATCATCGACACGGGGAAAAGACGTATAAGTTTTTAAAATATGAAAGAACAGGCTTTGATCTATTAGTTTTGGCTCTAAGCATGTTATGTTTAGTCGGATTTTTCGCGATTGGGTATGTGCTTGTTCAGTATAGCACTCCTAATCTATACTATATCGGGATTGCTGGAATGATTGGTTCATATGCCTATACAGGGGAGCCGTTTGTTTATAAACGGAAAGGACTTGGAGCCCTTTTATCGTTTATTCTAATGGGACCATTGATGGTACTTGGAACGTATATGGTATTTACGAGCGAAGTTTCATTAGAACCGATTATTCTAACGACGCCAGCGGCATTAATGATTCCGTTGCTCATGCTTTCAAATGAAATTAGAGACTATGATAGAGATAAAGATCTTGGTATCCGAACCCTGACTGTAATAATAGGAGAAAAGGCAGGAAGGGCTTTATTTATTTCTCTCATGGTTATCGCCTATAGCATGACTGCCCTTTTAGTGCTAACAGGAAGCATGCCTACCGTAACTTTACTTGTGTTTTTAACCTTGCCTATAGCCATTCGAGCTTGCAAAAAAGTGGCACTCCCTAAAACAAGCGGAATCCGAATAACCAACTGGCTTCATATTGCCTTTAACTGTACAACCATTCTGGCATTAATAATAAGTTAA
- a CDS encoding ABC transporter permease, whose protein sequence is MKKHSWIRQLRTLYGLLVVLLFWYVLHLLIETSAIPSPFATIGNFIEIFPGELSIHLLVSFLRILVAIVISLIAGTIIGLWIGMSKKADELLSPIVYILYPLPKIAFLPILMILFGLGNTPKIVLIITIVIFQIIVAVRDGVQEIPKELFYSVKSLGVNKLEMYRHLIMPSVLPKIITAIRISVGVSISVLFYGENFATTYGIGYFIMDSWIKVNYVEMFSGILALSIMGFVIFKVIDFIEFKVCGWIRIGK, encoded by the coding sequence ATGAAGAAGCATTCATGGATTAGACAATTACGAACATTATATGGACTTCTCGTTGTCCTTCTCTTTTGGTATGTGCTTCATCTCCTTATCGAAACATCTGCCATTCCATCGCCATTCGCAACCATTGGCAACTTTATTGAGATCTTTCCAGGTGAACTAAGCATTCATCTATTAGTAAGTTTTTTAAGGATTTTAGTGGCGATTGTCATCTCTCTTATAGCTGGAACGATCATCGGTCTTTGGATTGGCATGAGTAAAAAAGCAGATGAGCTTCTCTCGCCCATTGTGTATATTTTATATCCATTGCCAAAAATTGCTTTTCTGCCAATCTTGATGATTTTATTTGGGCTAGGAAATACCCCAAAGATTGTGCTTATTATAACAATTGTCATATTTCAAATCATCGTTGCCGTTCGTGATGGTGTTCAGGAAATTCCAAAAGAACTGTTCTATTCAGTGAAATCACTGGGGGTAAATAAGCTTGAGATGTACAGGCATTTAATTATGCCATCTGTGCTCCCGAAAATCATTACTGCGATTCGAATCAGTGTAGGGGTCAGTATTTCTGTGTTATTCTATGGTGAAAACTTTGCCACCACCTATGGAATTGGTTACTTCATCATGGACAGCTGGATTAAAGTGAATTATGTAGAAATGTTTAGCGGCATATTAGCCTTAAGCATCATGGGATTTGTTATTTTTAAAGTCATTGATTTCATAGAGTTTAAAGTTTGTGGATGGATTAGAATAGGTAAATAA
- a CDS encoding ABC transporter ATP-binding protein: MIEVDQLQVRYGADTAISNISINMESNSTYAIIGPSGCGKTTFLYALAGLIKPTSGSIKVNGEVLTGIRNSTGLILQDYGLLPWKTVWENIAFPLKSRRIPKAEIDQKVTDILESLSMERFKKRLPGELSGGQKQRVAIGRTLALEPDLLLMDEATSALDAMTKEHLQNLILKTYKERQMTLVMVTHNIEEAVFLGQNIIVMEHGKIKQIIKNPHFGAEDLRNNLEFYQICLEVRKWLDEEAFMD; the protein is encoded by the coding sequence ATGATTGAAGTCGATCAACTTCAAGTACGTTATGGAGCGGATACAGCCATAAGCAATATTTCGATCAACATGGAAAGCAACTCAACTTATGCGATTATCGGTCCATCAGGCTGTGGAAAAACGACCTTTCTCTATGCTTTGGCCGGTTTGATAAAACCTACCTCTGGGTCAATAAAGGTGAATGGGGAGGTGCTGACAGGGATTCGAAACAGTACCGGTCTCATTTTACAGGATTATGGACTTCTTCCCTGGAAGACAGTCTGGGAAAACATCGCTTTTCCATTAAAGTCGAGGAGAATACCTAAAGCTGAAATCGATCAAAAGGTGACCGATATCCTTGAAAGTCTTAGTATGGAACGGTTTAAAAAAAGACTGCCTGGTGAACTAAGCGGCGGCCAGAAGCAACGGGTGGCCATTGGAAGAACATTGGCACTCGAGCCTGACTTGTTATTGATGGACGAGGCAACCTCTGCTTTAGATGCCATGACAAAGGAGCATTTGCAAAACCTGATTTTAAAAACGTATAAGGAGCGACAAATGACCTTAGTCATGGTCACGCACAATATCGAAGAAGCTGTTTTTCTCGGACAGAACATTATCGTCATGGAACACGGGAAAATTAAACAAATCATCAAAAATCCGCACTTTGGTGCAGAAGACTTACGAAATAATCTCGAGTTTTACCAAATTTGTTTAGAGGTAAGGAAATGGTTGGATGAAGAAGCATTCATGGATTAG
- a CDS encoding ABC transporter substrate-binding protein, whose translation MKAKNYFFAIVFMVFVALLAGCGTAGNEKSEGAKETQSNSEKAVETSGENMTLEVGVMPAVDSAPIFLADQKGYFEELGPDVNVQLYTNAMNRQSALQSGELDGAMTDVIALVNNVENGFDIKVTTSTDASFPFLINKDFDENKKDIKVGMMEVSVSNYLADRSLEPYNVQKVYINEIPARLEMIAKGQLDMAVIPEPMASQGELNGLKKELIENMDEFSPDVMVFTGKAIGEKAEALKLFHQAYNKAVDEIVKDDSEARDILIQTLDLKPEIKENIIMPEYQHARVPSEEFLQSVMKWNEEVIGKKVNVSYEELVDGSFIQ comes from the coding sequence ATGAAAGCGAAAAATTACTTTTTTGCTATAGTGTTTATGGTTTTTGTAGCATTACTAGCAGGATGTGGAACAGCAGGAAACGAAAAATCAGAAGGTGCTAAAGAAACACAAAGCAATTCCGAAAAGGCAGTCGAAACTTCAGGGGAAAATATGACCCTTGAAGTAGGCGTAATGCCAGCGGTCGATTCTGCACCGATCTTTCTAGCTGATCAAAAAGGCTATTTTGAAGAACTTGGTCCTGATGTGAATGTTCAATTGTATACAAATGCGATGAACCGTCAAAGTGCCCTACAAAGTGGTGAATTAGATGGAGCAATGACAGATGTGATCGCTTTAGTGAATAACGTTGAAAATGGCTTTGATATTAAAGTAACAACTAGTACGGATGCTTCTTTTCCTTTTTTAATCAATAAAGATTTTGATGAGAATAAAAAAGACATTAAAGTCGGTATGATGGAAGTAAGTGTATCCAACTACTTAGCTGACAGAAGCCTTGAACCATATAATGTGCAAAAAGTATATATTAATGAAATACCCGCTCGTCTAGAAATGATTGCAAAGGGTCAATTAGATATGGCGGTTATTCCTGAGCCAATGGCATCACAAGGGGAATTAAATGGTCTTAAAAAAGAATTGATTGAAAACATGGATGAATTTTCACCAGATGTGATGGTGTTTACAGGCAAGGCGATCGGAGAAAAAGCAGAAGCCTTAAAACTTTTCCATCAAGCCTATAATAAAGCTGTGGATGAAATTGTCAAAGACGATTCAGAAGCCAGAGACATCCTTATTCAAACATTGGATTTGAAACCAGAAATCAAGGAAAATATCATCATGCCCGAGTATCAACATGCTAGAGTCCCAAGTGAAGAGTTTCTTCAAAGTGTGATGAAATGGAATGAAGAAGTCATTGGGAAAAAAGTGAATGTTAGCTATGAAGAATTAGTCGATGGGAGCTTCATTCAGTAA
- a CDS encoding MerR family transcriptional regulator, whose translation MEYTVQKLAKLAGISTRTLRYYDEIDLLKPARINSSGYRIYAQEEVDRLQQILFYRELGVELKDIKEILTNPAFDSNKALREHLQELLEKRMQLDVLIANVTKTIASKEGRMTMSNKEKFAGFKKKMIDENEQKYGQEARDKYGEEAVDASNSKLMNMTEEQYKEMTLIGEEINVTLAQAMKTGDPTGELAQKTADLHKKWLMFHWKDYSKKAHAGLAQMYVDDERFTAYYDKIEPGAAQFLRDAIHFYTGVTN comes from the coding sequence ATGGAATACACCGTGCAAAAGTTAGCGAAATTGGCAGGGATTAGTACACGGACCCTTCGATATTATGATGAAATTGACCTTCTTAAGCCGGCAAGAATCAACTCATCAGGATATCGAATTTATGCTCAAGAGGAAGTCGATAGGTTACAGCAAATTCTCTTTTATAGAGAACTAGGTGTGGAATTAAAGGATATTAAAGAAATCCTCACTAACCCTGCCTTTGACTCCAACAAAGCACTAAGAGAGCACCTACAGGAACTCCTTGAAAAAAGAATGCAATTAGATGTGCTAATTGCCAACGTTACTAAAACCATCGCCTCAAAGGAAGGGAGAATGACGATGTCTAATAAAGAAAAGTTTGCAGGCTTTAAGAAGAAAATGATTGATGAAAACGAGCAAAAGTATGGACAAGAAGCTCGTGATAAATATGGGGAAGAAGCGGTAGATGCCTCGAATTCCAAACTGATGAATATGACAGAAGAACAGTATAAGGAAATGACACTGATTGGTGAAGAAATCAACGTTACCTTAGCACAAGCCATGAAAACAGGGGATCCTACTGGAGAGTTAGCCCAGAAGACCGCTGATTTGCACAAAAAGTGGCTAATGTTTCATTGGAAAGACTACAGCAAAAAAGCCCACGCTGGCCTTGCACAAATGTATGTGGATGATGAACGATTTACTGCCTACTATGATAAAATTGAGCCTGGTGCAGCCCAGTTTTTACGGGATGCGATTCATTTTTATACAGGGGTTACGAATTAA
- a CDS encoding class I SAM-dependent rRNA methyltransferase, translated as MSETTIRIHSKFVNKMKSGSPIILKDAILNIRDLHREGMLLRLVDERGQFIGKGYYGKQNKGYGWILTRKENESINGVFFQQKIKKAIENRKSFFENEDTTAFRVFNGEGDGIGGLIIDYFDGFYVFHWYSEGIYQFKEEIIDAITSQFSYKGIYQKKRFAQDGKYVEEDDFVTGERGEFPLIVKENGIHFAVYLNDGAMVGVFLDQRDVRKAIRDRYAEGKTVLNTFSYTGAFSVAAALGGATKTTSVDLANRSKSKTIEQFSMNEIDYEAQDIIVEDVFRYFKYAVKKNLSFDLVILDPPSFARSKKVTFSAAKDYTNLLKQAIAITSDDGVIVASTNSAAFDMKKFKGFIHTAFQETNEKYEILEEYGLPEDFKTIKEFPEGDYLKVVFIKKR; from the coding sequence GTGTCAGAGACCACAATAAGAATTCATTCAAAATTTGTAAATAAAATGAAAAGCGGAAGTCCAATTATTTTAAAAGATGCCATTTTAAACATAAGGGACCTTCATAGGGAAGGCATGTTGCTCAGGTTAGTTGATGAACGTGGGCAATTTATTGGAAAAGGATATTATGGAAAGCAAAATAAAGGCTATGGCTGGATATTGACGAGAAAAGAGAATGAGTCCATTAACGGAGTGTTTTTTCAACAAAAAATTAAGAAAGCAATTGAAAATAGAAAATCATTTTTTGAAAATGAAGATACAACCGCCTTTCGGGTGTTTAATGGCGAAGGGGACGGAATTGGCGGCTTAATCATTGATTACTTCGATGGATTTTATGTCTTCCATTGGTATAGCGAAGGCATCTATCAATTTAAAGAGGAAATCATTGATGCCATTACAAGTCAATTTTCTTACAAGGGCATCTATCAGAAAAAACGATTTGCCCAGGATGGAAAGTATGTTGAAGAGGATGACTTTGTAACAGGTGAACGAGGAGAATTTCCCCTTATTGTAAAGGAAAATGGAATCCATTTTGCTGTTTATTTGAATGATGGGGCAATGGTAGGTGTCTTTTTAGATCAGAGAGATGTCCGTAAAGCGATTCGCGATCGGTATGCTGAAGGAAAAACGGTGCTTAATACGTTTTCCTATACGGGAGCTTTTTCAGTCGCGGCTGCATTAGGTGGAGCAACGAAAACAACGAGTGTTGATCTAGCCAATCGCAGTAAGTCTAAGACGATTGAGCAGTTTAGCATGAACGAGATTGATTACGAGGCCCAAGATATTATCGTCGAGGATGTCTTCCGTTATTTTAAATATGCGGTTAAAAAGAATCTCAGTTTCGATTTAGTTATTCTCGATCCACCTAGTTTTGCGCGCTCGAAAAAAGTCACGTTTAGTGCAGCAAAAGATTATACAAACTTGTTAAAACAAGCAATCGCCATTACTTCAGATGACGGTGTTATCGTAGCGTCAACCAATAGTGCGGCCTTTGATATGAAAAAATTCAAAGGATTTATCCACACCGCTTTCCAAGAGACAAATGAAAAGTATGAGATCCTGGAAGAGTACGGGTTACCCGAAGATTTTAAAACCATAAAGGAATTTCCTGAAGGAGATTATCTCAAAGTAGTGTTTATTAAGAAGCGATAG
- the yppF gene encoding YppF family protein, protein MLAELTKRFQQVKKCEPLHVNELLDYLQKSYIYGELSIVEYKKIYSELDRLNAEKPKSFEFAAI, encoded by the coding sequence ATGCTTGCAGAATTAACAAAGCGATTCCAACAAGTTAAGAAGTGTGAACCATTACATGTTAATGAATTACTCGATTATCTACAGAAAAGTTATATTTATGGTGAATTATCGATTGTTGAATATAAGAAAATCTATAGTGAATTAGACAGACTAAACGCAGAAAAACCGAAATCATTTGAGTTTGCAGCTATATAA